In Ramlibacter sp., the sequence TTCATGCCACTGGATTCATTTTGAAACCGCGGTACACCTCAAAAAAGTCCACAGCCCGCGCCTGTCTTGCACAGCTTGCTCTTGTTTTGGGAGCGATCTTTGCGGGAATCCCGGCGCCTGCCTCGGCCCAGCTCCCCACCCTCGGCGACGGCAGTGAACTCTCCACGGGGGCCGAGCGGCGGCTTGGAGAGAAGATCGCCAGGGAGTTGTACCGGGACCCGGATTACATCGATGACCCGGTCCTGGCTGAGTATGTGCAGGCCATCTGGGAGCCTTTGCTCGCCGCCGCGCGGCTGCGCGGCGAGGTCACACCCGAGCTGGACGAGCGCTTTGCCTGGCAGATCCTGCTGGGCAAGGACCGGACCATCAACGCGTTCGCGTTGCCCGGCGGCTACCTGGGCCTGCAGCTGGGTCTGGTCGCGGTGGTGGCCAACCGTGACGAGCTCGCGTCGGTGCTCGCGCATGAGCTCAGCCACGTGACCCAGCGCCATATCTCGCGCCTGATGACCCAGCAGAACCGGCAGACGCCCTGGGTGATAGGCGCGATGATCCTGGGCGCCATCGCGGCCAGCAAGAACCCCGACGCCGGCAACGCCGTCATCGCGGGCGGCCAGGCACTGGCGATCCAGAACCAGCTGAACTTCTCGCGCGACATGGAGCGCGAGGCCGACCGCATCGGCTATGGCGTGATGACGCAAGCCGGCTTCGAGCCGCTGGGCTTCGTGACCATGTTTGACAAGCTCCAGCAAGCCTCCCGGCTCAACGAAAACGGCTCCTTCCCGTACCTGCGCACCCACCCCATGACCACCGAGCGCATGGCCGACATGCAGGCGCGCCAGCAGTTGGCCGGGCGCAGCGTCACGCCGACGCCCCCCACGCTGCAACACGCCATGGTGGTGGCTCGGGCCCGTGTGCTGTCGAGCCCGGGGGTCGATGGCTTGCGTGCGCTGGCCACCGAAGCCCAGGTTCCGGGCTGGCCTTCGCTGAGTCCGGCCAGGCAGGCTGGCAGCCTGTATGCCGCCGCACTGGCCAGCCTGAAGCTGCGGGATGCGGCGGCGGCGCGCCGGTTCGCGCTTCAGCTGCAGGACCTTGTGAAACAGGACGTGGCGGCTTCCCGTCTGGCGCGCTTGCTGGTGGCCGAGATCGCGCTGGACGCGGGCGATGCGGCTGGCGCCGCCGCCCTGTTGCCGGCCGTCTCGGCGGGGCGGCCCGACCTGCTGCTGCGGGCTCAGGCCGAGACGCGCGGCGGGCACCCCGAGCGGGCCACATCGGCGCTGCAGACCTGGACCGCGCTGCACCCGCGCGATGCCACGGCCTGGCAATTGCTGGCCGGCGCTTACGCGGCCCAGGGGCAACCGGTGCGGGCCATTCGCGCCGAAGCCGAGGCCCAGGTCGCGCACCTGGACTACGCGGCGGCCATGGACCGTTTCAAGGCCGCCCAGGAGCTGGTGCGCCAGAAGGCGCGCACGGGGACGCTGGGCGAGGACCACATCGAGGCATCGATCATCGACACCCGGACGCGGCAGGTGGAGTCACTGCTTCGGGAACAGGCGCTCGAGCGCTGACTCGATCACGATGCCCAGCACCGAATAGATCAGCGAGCCCAGCAGCGCGGCCGCGAAGCCCTGCACGTGAAAGCCGTCGAGCACCGCGGCCGCGGCCCAGAACATCAGCGCGTTGATCACGAACAGGAACAGCCCCAGCGTGACCAGCGTGACCGGCAACGTCAACACCACGAGCACGGGCCGGACCACGGTGTTGAACAGGCCGATCACAAAGGCGGCAATCAGCGCCGCGGTGAAACTCTTCACCTCGACGCCGGCATAGACATAGGCCACCAGCAACAACGAGGCGGCACTGAGCAGCCATTTGACAATCAGTTTCATGGCCGCGGAGCATAGCACCGGCGCGCCGAACCGTCATCCCGCGCGGTCGGGCCCCGCCACGGTCTCAATCCGCCGCCAGCACCAGTATCGCGCCCATGCCGAGCGCCGCGCCGGGCAGGGTCCAGCGGCCGTCGTGAGCGGCGGGCTGGTCTGCCGTGACGGGTGGCAGGTCCTGGCCAAAGCGCGGACGCCGCGCGTCCAGCACCCGCAGGGTGCCGTGTTCCGCCTTGAGCCGGTCCGTGAGTTCGGGCAGGGGGCCCTTGGCCAGCACCTGGGTCACGACATCCCCATGGCCTTGCAAGCCTGGCACCAGTTCTCCAAACAGCTTGTCGGCCCATTTGGTGCGCCAGTTCTCGCGCGCGCTGTGGCTGACCCACTTGCTGATGCGCCGGGTCATGCGCGGGGCGCAGGCCACCAACACCCAGTGGGTGGCTGTGGCCTGACCGCCCTGCGGCGCGCTGCCGCGCATGGGGGCCAGTTGCTGCTGCGCATGGGCCGCGTCGTCCACGTACACGATGATTTTTTCCATGAGGGTCTCCTGGTGAAATGAGTGGGAAGGGTCAGGCCGCGTGGCCCGGTTCCTGTTGGGCCCGGCGGTTTCTGAGCCAGCCGGCGGCCAGCACGCCGACGATGGCCAGCGCGCAGACCGACCAGTACGCGAACTGGTGCGCGGCCTCGGGCCCCTTGAAAACGGCAGCCAGCAGGTTTTCATTGACGATCATCTTGCCGGCCGTGAAGGCGAGCACCGACGCGCCGATGTAGATGATCGCGGGGAAGCGCTCCACCAGGCGAAGCACCAGCGTGCTGCCGAACACCACGATGGGGATGCTCACCAGCAGGCCGATGATCACGAGGTCGAACGCGCCGTGCGCCGCGCCCGCGACGCCCAGCACGTTGTCGATGCCCATGATCGCATCGGCGACCACGATGGTCTTCATGGCGCCCCAGAACGTGGTGACCACCGGGCCGCCGTGCCCGTTGTCGCCGTCCTGGTTGGCGATGAGCTTGTAGGCGATCCACAGCAGTGCGAGCCCGCCCACCAGCATCAGGCCCGGGATCTTGAGCAGCCAGACCACGCCCACGGTCATGGCCGAGCGGACCACGATGGCGCCCACCGTCCCCCAGACGATGGCTTTTTTCTGCAGGTGCTGTGGCAGGCCGCGCGCGGCCAGCGCGATCACGATCGCGTTGTCGCCTGCCAGCACGAGGTCGATGAGGACGATGGCCAGCAGGGCTGACCACCAGGGGGCTGAAAGAAACTCCATGACAAAACTCCGGGTAGGACCGATCAACAACCGGAACCCGTTCAGTCAGTGGAGATGTGATGGTGGATCACAATCACGCTTCGACCGAACCTGGCTCAGGTTCCGTGTCGAAGGTCTTGCTCGGCATGGTGTCATGCGGATATGTGCCCAACAAGCCGGAAGGTGTACTTCGTATTGACGACTTTGTTGATCACCCTTGCCGCGATGCCCTGGGGCACCTCCCTGTGCAGCGAGAGTGGGGAGCTACTCCCCTTCGTGGGTGTATTAAAGCAGTACGCTTCGCGGCTGGCAAGCCAATGACCCCACGAATTCTTTTCGCGATTTAAAGAAAAAGAGGCTGTAGTCCTTGCCTGGCGGCCACTTTGTGCTATTTAAAAGATAGCGAAATTTCGCAAGGCCCATCGCCGGCCACCGGCCAGCGGGCTTCGCACACCGCAACCGAGGCACGCGCTATCATGCCCCTCCCCCTGCACACACCCATGGCCGGAATCCACATCACCGACATTGAAGCCGCCATCAATTTCTGGCGCGGGAAAAAACCCTCGCCCGATGGCATCACGCTCGCACCCGAACTGCGCGCGCTGGCCGAGGTGTATGCGCTGATGATTTACTACCATGAGGACGAGGCCGACGAGACCGGCTTTCCGCCCGAGGCCCTGGCCGCCTGGCGGGCCTGGTATGACACGACGCCCGACACGCCCTGCATCGCGATCTGCTCCACCAGCCAGGGCGATGCCGACTGCAAGGGTTGCGGACGCACCTTCGAAGAAGTGCAGCGCTGGCCCGAGATGAGTCCCGCTGAAAAACGCCAGGTCTGGCGCCGCATCACCCAGCAAAGCGAGGCCTGGCGCTTCAACCGGTACGCCGAGCGTGCCGTGGAGTCGCGGGATCTGCCGCCAGCGCCGCCATCAACGCCGGCCGACTGACACCTCATGCTGCGGCTGACCCAGGCTCCCAATATCGCGATCGCCACACTTTGGGTCGACACCTTGCGTGAAGCCGGCATCGCCGCATCGCTGCAGCGCTACTTCCTCAGCAGTGCCG encodes:
- a CDS encoding M48 family metalloprotease — its product is MLKPRYTSKKSTARACLAQLALVLGAIFAGIPAPASAQLPTLGDGSELSTGAERRLGEKIARELYRDPDYIDDPVLAEYVQAIWEPLLAAARLRGEVTPELDERFAWQILLGKDRTINAFALPGGYLGLQLGLVAVVANRDELASVLAHELSHVTQRHISRLMTQQNRQTPWVIGAMILGAIAASKNPDAGNAVIAGGQALAIQNQLNFSRDMEREADRIGYGVMTQAGFEPLGFVTMFDKLQQASRLNENGSFPYLRTHPMTTERMADMQARQQLAGRSVTPTPPTLQHAMVVARARVLSSPGVDGLRALATEAQVPGWPSLSPARQAGSLYAAALASLKLRDAAAARRFALQLQDLVKQDVAASRLARLLVAEIALDAGDAAGAAALLPAVSAGRPDLLLRAQAETRGGHPERATSALQTWTALHPRDATAWQLLAGAYAAQGQPVRAIRAEAEAQVAHLDYAAAMDRFKAAQELVRQKARTGTLGEDHIEASIIDTRTRQVESLLREQALER
- a CDS encoding phage holin family protein; the protein is MKLIVKWLLSAASLLLVAYVYAGVEVKSFTAALIAAFVIGLFNTVVRPVLVVLTLPVTLVTLGLFLFVINALMFWAAAAVLDGFHVQGFAAALLGSLIYSVLGIVIESALERLFPKQ
- a CDS encoding TerC family protein codes for the protein MEFLSAPWWSALLAIVLIDLVLAGDNAIVIALAARGLPQHLQKKAIVWGTVGAIVVRSAMTVGVVWLLKIPGLMLVGGLALLWIAYKLIANQDGDNGHGGPVVTTFWGAMKTIVVADAIMGIDNVLGVAGAAHGAFDLVIIGLLVSIPIVVFGSTLVLRLVERFPAIIYIGASVLAFTAGKMIVNENLLAAVFKGPEAAHQFAYWSVCALAIVGVLAAGWLRNRRAQQEPGHAA
- a CDS encoding DUF3717 domain-containing protein, translating into MAGIHITDIEAAINFWRGKKPSPDGITLAPELRALAEVYALMIYYHEDEADETGFPPEALAAWRAWYDTTPDTPCIAICSTSQGDADCKGCGRTFEEVQRWPEMSPAEKRQVWRRITQQSEAWRFNRYAERAVESRDLPPAPPSTPAD